In a genomic window of Erigeron canadensis isolate Cc75 chromosome 5, C_canadensis_v1, whole genome shotgun sequence:
- the LOC122599746 gene encoding zerumbone synthase-like, with protein MASAIKVSKSIPRLEGKVALITGGSRGIGESIARLFTKHGAKVIIADILDDLGQTVCQNIGLDLAAFIHCDVCIESDMERAVNFTIEKYGKLDIMINNAAIAGDLKFSILENDVSDFERVLSVNVTGVFLGTKHAARVMIPNRGGSIISIGSIASSIGGNTSHAYTSSKHAVVGLTKNVAAELGEFGIRVNCVSPHFILTPATKPIVEQYPHLYTNVYSNLKGLDLQEQDVAEATLFFASDESKYISGHNLAIDGGFTAINPSFGLFSRLKAN; from the exons ATGGCTAGTGCTATCAAAGTCTCAAAATCCATTCCAAG ATTGGAAGGTAAGGTTGCCCTTATAACCGGCGGATCTCGAGGAATTGGTGAGTCAATTGCAAGATTGTTCACAAAACATGGAGCCAAAGTGATAATTGCAGACATCTTGGACGATTTGGGCCAAACCGTTTGCCAAAACATCGGTCTTGATCTAGCTGCTTTCATACACTGTGATGTGTGCATAGAGTCAGATATGGAAAGAGCCGTTAACTTCACTATTGAAAAGTATGGTAAATTAGACATTATGATAAATAATGCTGCTATTGCAGGTGACTTAAAATTTAGTATCCTTGAAAATGATGTATCTGATTTTGAAAGAGTGTTAAGTGTCAATGTAACCGGTGTTTTCTTGGGAACCAAACACGCTGCTCGTGTCATGATCCCTAATCGTGGCGGAAGTATTATTTCAATTGGAAGTATTGCTTCAAGTATAGGTGGAAACACTTCCCATGCCTATACAAGTTCCAAACATGCTGTAGTTGGACTCACAAAAAACGTTGCAGCTGAGCTTGGCGAATTTGGGATTCGTGTTAATTGTGTTTCTCCTCATTTTATTCTAACACCCGCGACTAAACCAATTGTGGAGCAATATCCACACTTGTATACCAATGTTTATTCCAACCTTAAAGGACTGGATCTTCAGGAACAAGATGTGGCCGAGGCGACTCTTTTTTTTGCTAGCGACGAGTCCAAGTATATAAGTGGTCATAATCTAGCAATTGATGGAGGCTTTACGGCAATCAATCCATCTTTTGGCTTGTTTTCAAGACTTAAGGCTAACTAG
- the LOC122601088 gene encoding uncharacterized protein LOC122601088, whose amino-acid sequence MDIEEQVTIFLHMIAHNIKNRVMISNFHRSGETISRTFSRVCNAVIILHSRLLKKPEAVPENSTDHRWKWFKNCLGALDGTYIQCLVPIGERPRYRTRKGDIATNVLGVCSQDMQFIFVLPGWEGSAADGRVLRDALDRPNGLRVARPGYYLVDAGYTNGEGFLAPYRGQRYHLNDWSDGHQPTTPKEFYNMRHSSARNVIERCFGLLKGRWKILKDNSFYPIDTKIRIIMACCLLHNFIRQELEDDPQEMEDVVDEGTGDGAGNGDGYGEELFRAGYPASFMQVLSCSMANFMQVLSCKFYASFRLFFLQFWADFSAVLSFEFWADFYAVLRSVLWLILLCMAIFDAVFTASMTSQNKTYRGWTKEEDAKLVEALLTMVNVGGYKADNGFRSGYLTHLEATLKVSLPESGLLGKPHIESRIKTMKKDWQVVFDMLNTSGFGYDKENNCVTTTSPGVWDAYLQSHKGTSKWKNKKLPHYEDLCIVFGKDRAQGNRAKVATEMEEQVNIEELEEDSHDSFDEAMEGSHTTRTTTSVQVEEVSSVPSKKRKSTSQTTSMVESFNDAVMYFGERLKESSAELSEGIKLEVELNKKTAMLTLELEKMTSLSQLERFKAIRKMKSDHDSVLTFWDLKEEEREDWVRFVMSEN is encoded by the exons ATGGATATAGAAGAACAAGTTACTATTTTTCTTCATATGATAGCTCATAATATTAAGAATCGTGTCATGATAAGCAACTTTCATCGTTCGGGAGAAACAATTAGTAGAACTTTTTCCCGAGTTTGCAATGCGGTTATCATATTGCATTCACGTTTGCTAAAGAAACCCGAAGCCGTTCCTGAGAACTCCACAGACCATAGATGGAAATGGTTCAAG aattGTTTAGGAGCTTTAGACGGAACATACATACAATGTTTAGTACCAATCGGGGAGAGGCCTAGGTATAGAACAAGAAAGGGAGATATCGCCACAAATGTGTTAGGCGTGTGTTCACAAGATATGCAATTCATATTTGTCTTACCGGGTTGGGAAGGGTCTGCAGCTGATGGTAGAGTCTTACGGGATGCTCTTGATCGTCCTAATGGATTAAGAGTTGCTAGACCCGGTTACTATTTGGTAGATGCTGGATATACAAATGGAGAGGGTTTTTTAGCCCCTTATAGAGGACAAAGATATCATTTAAATGATTGGAGTGATGGACACCAACCGACTACACCAAAAGAATTCTATAACATGAGACATTCATCCGCAAGAAATGTAATAGAAAGATGTTTCGGGCTTTTGAAAGGAAGGTGGAAAATTTTAAAGGACAACTCATTTTATCCTATCGATACGAAGATTAGGATCATAATGGCATGTTGTCTCCTCCATAATTTTATAAGACAAGAATTAGAAGATGACCCGCAAGAAATGGAAGATGTTGTAGATGAGGGAACCGGAGATGGAGCTGGAAATGGAGATGGATATGGAGAAGA ATTGTTTAGGGCTGGTTATCCTGCAAGTTTTATGCAAGTTTTAAGCTGTTCTATGGCTAATTTTATGCAAGTTTTATCCTGCAAGTTTTATGCAAGTTTTAGGCTGTTTTTTCTGCAGTTTTGGGCTGATTTTTCTGCAGTTTTAAG TTTTGAG TTTTGGGCTGACTTTTATGCAGTTTTGAGGTCTGTTCTATGGCTAATTTTACT TTGTATGGCTATTTTTGATGCTGTTTTTACTGCAA GTATGACAAGTCAAAACAAAACCTATCGGGGATGGACGAAAGAAGAAGATGCAAAGTTGGTGGAAGCTTTACTAACCATGGTAAATGTAGGAGGATATAAAGCCGATAATGGCTTTAGATCAGGGTATTTAACTCATCTTGAAGCAACCTTGAAAGTATCGCTTCCTGAGTCGGGTCTTTTGGGTAAACCTCACATTGAATCAAgaataaaaacaatgaaaaaagATTGGCAAGTTGTATTTGATATGTTGAATACAAGTGGGTTTGGTTATGATAAGGAGAACAATTGTGTGACCACGACATCTCCAGGAGTATGGGATGCTTATCTTCAG AGTCATAAAGGGACatcaaaatggaaaaataaaaagcttCCACATTATGAAGatttatgtattgtttttgGAAAAGATCGAGCTCAAGGAAATAGAGCCAAGGTTGCTACCGAGATGGAAGAGCAAGTGAATATTGAGGAACTAGAGGAAGACTCGCATGATAGTTTTGATGAAGCGATGGAAGGTAGCCACACGACACGTACCACCACAAGTGTTCAAGTTGAAGAAGTTTCAAGTGTTCCTAGTAAGAAAAGGAAGAGCACATCTCAAACAACTTCTATGGTTGAAAGTTTCAATGATGCGGTTATGTATTTTGGTGAACGTCTCAAAGAATCATCGGCGGAATTGAGTGAAGGTATAAAACTTGAAGttgaacttaataaaaaaaccgCTATGCTAACGTTGGAGCTTGAAAAAATGACATCACTATCTCAATTGGAAAGGTTTAAGGCAATTCGTAAAATGAAAAGTGATCATGATAGTGTACTTACTTTTTGGGATTTGAAGGAAGAAGAAAGGGAGGATTGGGTACGGTTTGTGATGTcggaaaattaa